CAAAATATATGACCTCACTAAGTATCCTATTCTTAGGTAGGTTTTCAGGTAACAATATTAAATACTTCTCAGGGGCACGTAATCTAAAACATTTCCACAAAAAATATGCAGAAACATAATTCACTTCTTTGAAATATAAACAGATACTAGCATATGCCATACAGTCTCTAATAAAAGAATTCACTGcatcttttatatttgatCTTCATCAGGCGTACATATTTGCCTCACTTATGCAATCATATCATCATTATTACTAAATATATGTTGAGCTAATTTAATTTTCAACTTTagcatattatttatttcaacaTTTGCACctaattcataaaatttttgtaaatGTGCTCTTGATAACAATAATTCCAATATCATACATATCTGAATTTTAGTTAACCCCAATAATTTTACTCATCCTTCAAACTTTTTAAACCAAATAAGGTAGTTCTTTAAATTCTCATCCAATTTTCccattttttctattaaattaACTTTAGCAGATTTTTGATTCAAATTTTCTCCAAAAACGTAAGATCTACTAAAACCTGTAATTTCCTCAAATAACTCTAAACCAAACCTTTTATTATCTTCTTCCAtagttaaaatatttaaaattttttttttttaaataaatttaaagaaaaaaatttccgTGAACTTCGAATCTTGATTTAGACAtcaatttattaattggatatTCAAAGATTTGGATGAAAGTAATGAATATCaaagttaataaagagcaagtTTGAGGactcttttataattttgtatcatagattctatttttataatacaaaattaatcAAATCACTTTAAGAAAGTAAAAATCtataaaagttaaataaaataaaagcaatCCACTTGCTATCCTTTCCTTTTTCAATATCTCTCCATAAAAATTCATTcccctaaaaaaaaataaaaaagaagatataacATAATCATAATCGAGATgtgtcaaaaaaaaaaaaaaaaaatagtaataagaTACACTAAGTTGATCAAGGTTCTAGTAACTTAACTTATTTCATTCAGTGTACTCCTAGATAAAGGAATAATTAAGttataaataattgtttAGTACTATGAAATTAACTACggacatatatatatataagttttattaCGACAAACCTCAAAATGTACATTAATTAAGGGCaatgaatttattcattgatcattgataaagaaatatattaaccttttttaatataaaattagatTACTAGttaggaaaataaaaatcaacCATGAACTGATgctagttataaaaaaaaaatacgtaTATATATTGctatattttgtttattttacttttatatatctttgtaatttaaaaaaaaaattttaatttttttttttttttatgtaaaatttttgaaagattattaatttttaattaaaatataaaaattaatgtacaAAAAGTGTAATGTTTATGTAGTATTTGAttcttatattttgaaataatattaaatgacTTAAAGTTTAATTTGTGTTActgttataatttaattatgtGCGTGtttttagttaaaaaaatatactttataaataaaaacacatttatataaataaaaaatatgttagTTAAGCAATACACAATaatataattcaaattaaattccatataatataaatattactatatatatataatatattatttttttttttttataaaaataatctttCTTCGTAATTTACGTATAAAtatttgtttaaaaaaaaaagaagatttatatatgcaaataaataagaaatgcatcaataatatattttttatatatattttgttaataacatgtaatgaaaaaaaagtaaattccATATATTCAAATtcacttaaaaaaataataaaactaatCTGGATAAATTTAAGAATAAGTTTTCTTGTTCTTGCAAATGTATATATTCAGCtattatatgttttatttaatttcttgTAACTCAATTTACCAATTATCTTTAAACTAATTCTACTAATTAGAACtaggattttttttttctgattcTTTTTTCACTAAATCATCtatcaaaaattttaaatgaggAATAAATACATACAACTCCCTTTTCTGAATTCCAGAAAATTTGTGTCCACTTTCTTGAATTTCATTATCTATAACActcttaatatatttttttgtaaatattttatctaaatttttttctcctTTATTAATACGTTTTTTTACATCTTCTTCTAATTTTTCTGAacttctaaaaaaaatatcgcTAGAAACATTTCCTAATTGAGGGT
This DNA window, taken from Plasmodium relictum strain SGS1 genome assembly, contig: PRELSG_00_v1_102, whole genome shotgun sequence, encodes the following:
- the ETRAMP gene encoding early transcribed membrane protein codes for the protein MKISKIFYLFNILFAINLLAPCFCFVNDQILKEEMDMIDTSIKKKEKKKKIIIASIATVAAVLIAAGLIGGGLYLNRDKFKSVWKNPQLGNVSSDIFFRSSEKLEEDVKKRINKGEKNLDKIFTKKYIKSVIDNEIQESGHKFSGIQKRELYVFIPHLKFLIDDLVKKESEKKNPSSN